In Polycladomyces zharkentensis, one DNA window encodes the following:
- a CDS encoding metal ABC transporter ATP-binding protein: MTDMIRMERVYFSYQNEKVLDNVSLTLHQGEFLALVGPNGSGKSTLVKLALGWLKPQAGEIQLMGQDIRRFRDRDKIGYVSQKANSFNLGFPATVFEVVATGLYGKMGLFRWMGRKEKQKVYEAIEQVGLSHLSHRNIGRLSGGQQQRAFIARALVSDPDLLILDEPTVGVDAESVERFYRLLTHLHREKKLTLLLVTHDIGAVTTYVDRIACLNKRIFFHGDPEEFTRKQKEILTAAYGHEVQLIDHQHETTEDKSLFVGT, encoded by the coding sequence ATGACGGATATGATTCGGATGGAACGCGTTTATTTTTCGTATCAAAATGAAAAAGTGTTGGACAATGTGAGCCTGACACTGCATCAGGGAGAGTTTTTGGCCTTGGTCGGGCCGAACGGCTCAGGAAAATCAACGCTGGTCAAATTGGCGCTCGGTTGGCTCAAACCGCAAGCGGGCGAGATTCAACTGATGGGACAGGACATCAGGCGGTTTCGCGATCGCGACAAGATCGGCTATGTCTCCCAAAAAGCCAATAGTTTCAATTTGGGGTTTCCCGCGACCGTTTTCGAAGTGGTGGCCACAGGATTGTACGGGAAAATGGGTTTGTTCCGTTGGATGGGAAGAAAGGAAAAACAAAAGGTGTATGAAGCGATCGAGCAGGTGGGTTTGAGTCATTTGTCCCACCGCAACATCGGTCGCCTTTCCGGGGGACAACAACAACGTGCGTTTATTGCACGCGCGTTGGTAAGTGATCCCGACCTGCTGATATTGGATGAGCCGACCGTTGGAGTCGATGCCGAATCAGTTGAGCGGTTTTATCGGTTGCTGACACATTTGCACCGGGAAAAGAAGTTGACGCTGTTGTTGGTCACGCATGATATCGGTGCCGTCACCACCTATGTGGACCGGATCGCCTGTTTGAACAAGCGGATTTTCTTCCATGGCGACCCGGAGGAATTTACCAGAAAGCAAAAAGAGATTCTGACGGCCGCCTACGGCCACGAAGTGCAGTTGATTGACCACCAGCACGAGACAACAGAGGATA